A single window of Candidatus Methylomirabilota bacterium DNA harbors:
- the mutS gene encoding DNA mismatch repair protein MutS — protein sequence MMRQYGELKRRFPDYLLLFRLGDFYELFFDDAHTASRLLQLTLTSRQKGEGAIPMAGIPHHAADGYIARLIRAGQKVAVCEQMEEPSKARKIVRRDVVRVITPGTITDTQFLDGARNNFLLAAHATASAAGVALIDVSTGDFWVGEEPGAGDALLEAALLRRPAEILLAGGADDAWVARWAPPGVPITRVDGGAFGARAAREMLASHFRGASLDGLGISALTAGLQAAGAALAYLRETQGDSLAHLTRIQRLVSGDAMLLDATAVATLELFETAQERTTRGSLFATLDTTTTPMGARLLRQWMLRPLLDREAIARRQEAVTALVDSPAVRAGVRRRLDGVGDLERLTSRAALGVAHARDLIALRGFLGRLPGLADDLRGLEAPLVTTLGEEITPLPDLQKLLEDALEDDPPLALREGGLIREGWNPELRDLKQAAREGKEWIASLEQRERERTGIPSLKVRFNRVFGYAIEVSNAHAAKVPADYLRRQTLVGAERYVTTELKEYESRVLGAEERIARLEFELFGRVRAEVAAQAAPLLRTARAVGTVDALASLAAVGHERGYVRPEVTDGFTLEIVDGRHPVLDSGGTPFTPNDVALDPADCQIMILTGPNMSGKSVFMRQVALLTLMAQMGGFVPARSARIGLVDRILTRVGAQDNLARGQSTFLVEMVETASILHHATPRSLILLDEVGRGTSTFDGLAIAWAVTEELHDRGHGAKVLFATHYHELTALAERLPRVHNFHVAVREWNDEIIFLHKVRPGGTDRSYGIQVARLAGLPPAVIARAKAILSELERERHGLQSAVTPTPDPEEPAQLGLFPATRDPLLLELAALDLGAMTPLQALNRLAEWQQRLKARP from the coding sequence ATGATGCGGCAGTACGGGGAGCTCAAGCGGCGCTTCCCCGACTACCTGCTGCTGTTCCGCCTCGGGGATTTCTACGAGCTGTTCTTCGACGACGCCCACACCGCCTCACGGCTCCTGCAGCTCACCCTGACGTCGCGGCAGAAGGGCGAAGGGGCGATCCCGATGGCGGGCATCCCCCACCACGCCGCCGACGGCTACATCGCACGCCTGATCCGGGCCGGGCAGAAGGTCGCGGTCTGCGAGCAGATGGAGGAGCCGTCGAAGGCGCGCAAGATCGTCCGCCGCGACGTGGTGCGGGTGATCACGCCCGGCACCATCACCGACACCCAGTTCCTCGACGGAGCGCGCAACAACTTCCTGCTCGCCGCCCACGCGACCGCATCGGCCGCCGGAGTGGCCCTGATCGACGTCTCCACCGGCGACTTCTGGGTCGGGGAGGAGCCGGGGGCCGGCGACGCCCTGCTCGAGGCGGCACTGCTGCGCCGGCCCGCCGAGATCCTGCTGGCCGGCGGCGCGGACGACGCCTGGGTGGCGCGCTGGGCTCCGCCGGGCGTGCCGATCACCCGCGTGGACGGCGGCGCCTTCGGCGCGCGCGCCGCGCGCGAGATGCTCGCGTCCCACTTCCGCGGAGCGAGCCTCGACGGCCTCGGGATCAGCGCGCTGACCGCGGGCCTGCAGGCCGCCGGTGCCGCGCTGGCCTACCTGCGCGAGACGCAGGGTGACTCGCTGGCCCATCTCACCCGCATCCAGCGCCTGGTGAGCGGCGACGCGATGCTGCTCGACGCCACCGCGGTGGCCACGCTCGAGCTGTTCGAGACGGCTCAGGAGCGGACGACCCGGGGCTCGCTCTTCGCCACGCTGGACACCACCACCACGCCCATGGGCGCGCGGCTGCTGCGCCAGTGGATGCTTCGCCCGCTGCTCGACCGCGAGGCCATCGCGCGACGCCAGGAGGCCGTCACCGCCCTCGTGGATTCGCCGGCGGTCCGGGCCGGCGTGCGGCGGCGCCTGGACGGCGTGGGAGACCTGGAGCGGCTGACGAGCCGCGCGGCCCTGGGCGTGGCCCACGCCCGCGACCTGATCGCGCTGCGCGGCTTCCTGGGCCGGCTGCCCGGGCTGGCCGACGACCTGCGCGGACTCGAGGCGCCGCTCGTGACGACCCTCGGCGAGGAGATCACGCCGCTCCCCGACCTTCAGAAACTACTTGAAGACGCCCTGGAGGACGACCCGCCGCTGGCCCTGCGCGAGGGCGGGCTCATCCGCGAGGGCTGGAACCCGGAGCTGCGCGACCTCAAGCAGGCGGCCCGCGAGGGCAAGGAGTGGATCGCCTCGCTGGAGCAGCGGGAGCGGGAGCGCACCGGCATCCCGTCGCTGAAGGTTCGCTTCAACCGGGTGTTCGGCTACGCGATCGAGGTGAGCAACGCCCACGCCGCGAAGGTGCCGGCCGACTACCTGCGCCGCCAGACCCTGGTGGGCGCGGAGCGCTATGTCACGACCGAGCTCAAGGAGTACGAGAGCCGCGTCCTCGGCGCCGAGGAGCGCATCGCGCGGCTCGAGTTCGAGCTGTTCGGCCGCGTACGGGCCGAGGTGGCGGCCCAGGCCGCGCCACTGCTCCGCACCGCGCGGGCGGTGGGGACGGTCGACGCGCTGGCCTCGCTGGCCGCGGTGGGCCACGAGCGGGGGTACGTGCGGCCCGAGGTGACCGACGGCTTCACGCTCGAGATCGTCGACGGCCGTCATCCGGTGCTCGACTCGGGGGGCACGCCGTTCACCCCGAACGACGTCGCGCTCGATCCGGCCGACTGCCAGATCATGATCCTCACCGGGCCCAACATGAGCGGCAAGAGCGTGTTCATGCGCCAGGTCGCGCTGCTCACCCTCATGGCCCAGATGGGCGGGTTCGTGCCGGCGCGCTCCGCGCGCATCGGTCTCGTGGATCGCATCCTGACCCGGGTCGGCGCCCAGGACAACCTGGCGCGCGGGCAGAGCACGTTCCTGGTGGAGATGGTGGAGACGGCCAGCATCCTCCATCACGCCACGCCGCGAAGCCTCATCCTGCTGGACGAGGTGGGCCGCGGCACCTCGACCTTCGACGGTCTCGCGATCGCGTGGGCGGTGACCGAGGAGCTCCACGACCGGGGGCACGGCGCGAAGGTGCTGTTCGCCACGCACTATCACGAGCTGACCGCGCTGGCCGAGCGGCTGCCCCGGGTGCACAATTTCCACGTGGCGGTCCGGGAGTGGAACGACGAGATCATCTTCCTGCACAAGGTGCGGCCGGGCGGGACCGATCGCTCCTACGGCATCCAGGTCGCCCGGCTGGCCGGCCTGCCTCCCGCGGTGATCGCGCGCGCGAAGGCGATCCTCAGCGAGCTCGAGCGCGAGCGCCACGGCCTGCAGTCGGCGGTGACGCCGACGCCGGATCCCGAGGAACCCGCCCAGCTCGGCCTCTTTCCCGCGACCCGTGATCCGCTGCTGCTCGAGCTGGCCGCGCTGGATCTGGGCGCAATGACACCGCTGCAGGCCCTGAACCGGCTCGCCGAGTGGCAGCAACGGCTCAAGGCTCGTCCGTGA
- a CDS encoding HIT domain-containing protein produces the protein MSYVSTAGGPEAACVFCAALASSDDRRALILHRGTRAFLILNAFPYASGHLMAVITRHVPSIEAATAEELAEAMTLIQTASRALGAVYHPDGLNVGLNQGRVAGAGVLGHLHIHLVPRWTGDTNFMPVIGETRVLPESLEATYDRLAAVLRP, from the coding sequence ATGTCCTATGTGTCCACGGCCGGGGGCCCGGAAGCCGCGTGCGTCTTCTGCGCCGCGCTCGCGTCCAGTGACGATCGGCGCGCTCTCATCCTCCATCGCGGCACGCGGGCCTTCCTGATCCTCAACGCGTTCCCCTACGCGTCCGGCCATCTGATGGCCGTCATCACCCGCCACGTGCCCTCGATCGAGGCGGCCACCGCCGAGGAGCTGGCCGAGGCCATGACGCTCATCCAGACCGCCTCGCGGGCCCTCGGCGCGGTCTACCATCCCGACGGCCTGAACGTCGGGCTGAACCAGGGGCGGGTGGCGGGCGCCGGCGTGCTCGGCCATCTGCACATCCATCTCGTGCCGCGCTGGACCGGTGACACCAACTTCATGCCGGTCATCGGCGAGACCCGGGTGCTGCCCGAATCGCTCGAAGCCACCTACGATCGGCTGGCTGCCGTGCTGCGCCCGTGA
- a CDS encoding integration host factor subunit beta: MTKAELIEEVAKVASLTKKETELIVNTVFDNITDALGKGDKVELRGFGSFRIRHRNSRKGRNPKTGDSVSVPEKRVPFFKVGKRLRELVNT, encoded by the coding sequence ATGACGAAAGCGGAACTGATCGAGGAAGTCGCCAAGGTGGCGAGCCTGACCAAGAAGGAAACCGAGCTCATCGTCAACACCGTGTTCGACAACATCACGGACGCGCTGGGCAAGGGTGACAAGGTCGAGCTGCGCGGCTTCGGCAGCTTCCGCATCCGCCACCGCAATTCGCGCAAGGGCCGCAATCCGAAGACCGGCGACAGCGTGAGCGTGCCCGAGAAGCGGGTCCCGTTCTTCAAGGTCGGCAAGCGCCTCCGCGAGCTCGTCAACACGTAG
- the sppA gene encoding signal peptide peptidase SppA has protein sequence MASRGRTALIALGAGVGVLVLFAVTIWLLLAVTDDGLPGGAKVAVVEVEGLIGAAADRGLDTDAIIRTLGEYRDDPAIRAVVLRINSPGGVVAPTQEIFTAVRRLREAKKPVVASLGSVAASGGYYVAVAADRIYASPGTLTGSIGVVMQLANVEGLLKKVGVEYVVVKAGAYKDVGNFARPMTAEERRILQALLDDVYDQFIAAVADGRRLEAKEVRGFAEGRIYSGRQAQGLKMVDDLGGLEDAIEAAAQMAGLPPKPRVIYPRRRFSLRDLLRGELGLGQVSRMLPALETLRTPLYLMP, from the coding sequence GTGGCGTCACGCGGTCGGACGGCCCTCATCGCTCTCGGCGCCGGGGTGGGGGTGCTCGTCCTCTTCGCGGTCACCATCTGGCTGCTCCTGGCGGTGACCGATGATGGCCTGCCCGGGGGCGCCAAGGTCGCGGTCGTGGAGGTCGAGGGGCTGATCGGAGCCGCGGCGGACCGCGGTCTCGATACCGACGCGATCATCCGGACGCTCGGTGAGTACCGCGACGACCCGGCCATCCGCGCGGTGGTGCTGCGCATCAATAGCCCCGGCGGCGTGGTCGCGCCCACCCAGGAGATCTTCACCGCGGTGCGACGGCTCCGCGAGGCCAAGAAGCCGGTGGTCGCCTCGCTCGGCTCGGTGGCCGCCTCCGGCGGCTACTACGTGGCGGTCGCGGCCGACCGGATCTACGCCAGCCCCGGCACGCTGACCGGCTCCATCGGCGTGGTCATGCAGCTGGCCAACGTCGAGGGGCTGCTCAAGAAGGTGGGCGTCGAGTATGTGGTGGTCAAGGCCGGCGCCTACAAGGACGTCGGCAACTTCGCCCGCCCGATGACCGCCGAGGAGCGACGCATTCTCCAAGCGCTCCTCGACGACGTGTACGACCAGTTCATCGCCGCGGTGGCCGACGGGCGCCGGCTCGAGGCCAAGGAGGTCCGCGGATTCGCCGAGGGCCGCATCTACTCCGGTCGCCAGGCCCAGGGCCTCAAGATGGTCGACGATCTGGGCGGCCTCGAGGACGCGATCGAGGCGGCCGCGCAGATGGCGGGCCTGCCGCCGAAGCCGAGAGTGATCTACCCGCGGCGCCGGTTCTCCCTGCGCGACCTGCTGCGCGGCGAGCTGGGGCTGGGGCAGGTCTCGCGCATGCTGCCGGCGCTCGAGACCCTGCGCACCCCGCTCTACCTGATGCCCTGA
- a CDS encoding 30S ribosomal protein S1: protein MDSENRKSRTLVGTAKEVGDASEESMEYWFNRGVSDVEEGEVVRGRVVEVRDSEVLVDIGYKSEGTIAIEEFRHAGILPKVGEEIEVYLESKEDNEGLIVLSKDKADKIKVWDQISKAHDSGTPVEGRVAEVVKGGLAVDVGVRAFLPGSQVDLRPVKNLGAMVGQSIRAKVIKLNRRRGNVVLSRRAVLEEEREEKKKHTLSVLAEGMVLTGTVKNLTDYGAFIDLGGIDGLLHVTDMSWGRVGHPSEIFQIGDQVEVVVLHFDRETGRVSLGYKQKSSDPWANVDERYPVGAKVEGRIVSLTNYGAFVELEPGVEGLVHVSEMSWTRRVRHPSKLVNVGDPVEVMVLEVNKATKRISLGMKQVESDPWATIQERYQPGMRVQGKVRNLTDFGAFVELEPGVDGLLHISDMSWTRNIGHPSELLKKGQPIETQILNVDRDNKRISLGLKQIQPDPWDTVAQRYPMGSRVTGKVVRLTDFGAFVELEPGVDGLLHISQMSNRPIATPADILNVGDELTLMVIRVDPNERRIGLSLKELAAIIDEPVQSEGRGRHKGRKRRGGDDYDDEE from the coding sequence ATGGACAGTGAGAATCGGAAGTCGAGGACCCTCGTAGGCACGGCAAAGGAGGTGGGGGATGCCTCCGAGGAGAGCATGGAGTACTGGTTCAACCGCGGCGTCAGCGACGTCGAGGAAGGTGAGGTAGTCCGCGGGCGGGTCGTCGAGGTACGCGACAGCGAGGTGCTCGTCGACATCGGCTACAAGAGCGAGGGCACCATCGCCATCGAGGAGTTCCGGCACGCGGGCATCCTGCCCAAGGTCGGCGAGGAGATCGAGGTCTACCTCGAGTCCAAGGAGGACAACGAAGGGCTGATCGTCCTCTCCAAGGACAAGGCGGACAAGATCAAGGTCTGGGACCAGATCTCCAAGGCGCACGACTCGGGCACGCCGGTGGAAGGGCGCGTGGCCGAGGTGGTCAAGGGCGGGCTGGCCGTCGACGTGGGAGTGCGCGCGTTCCTCCCCGGCTCCCAGGTGGACCTGCGGCCGGTCAAGAACCTGGGCGCGATGGTGGGCCAGTCCATCCGGGCCAAGGTCATCAAGCTGAACCGGCGCCGCGGCAACGTGGTGCTCTCGCGGCGCGCGGTGCTCGAGGAGGAGCGCGAGGAGAAGAAGAAGCACACGCTCTCCGTCCTCGCCGAGGGCATGGTGCTCACCGGCACCGTCAAGAACCTCACCGACTACGGCGCGTTCATCGACCTGGGCGGCATCGACGGGCTGTTGCACGTGACCGACATGTCGTGGGGCCGCGTGGGGCATCCGTCGGAGATCTTCCAGATCGGCGATCAGGTCGAGGTGGTGGTGCTGCACTTCGACCGCGAGACCGGGCGCGTGTCGCTCGGCTACAAGCAGAAGTCGTCCGACCCGTGGGCCAACGTGGACGAGCGCTATCCGGTGGGGGCCAAGGTCGAGGGCCGCATCGTCAGCCTGACCAACTACGGGGCCTTCGTCGAGCTGGAGCCCGGCGTCGAGGGCCTCGTGCACGTCTCGGAGATGTCGTGGACGCGACGGGTCCGACACCCCTCGAAGCTGGTCAACGTGGGCGACCCGGTCGAGGTGATGGTGCTCGAGGTCAACAAGGCGACCAAGCGCATCTCGCTCGGCATGAAGCAGGTCGAGAGCGACCCGTGGGCCACCATCCAGGAGCGCTACCAGCCCGGCATGCGAGTGCAGGGCAAGGTGCGCAACCTCACCGACTTCGGCGCCTTCGTGGAGCTGGAGCCCGGGGTGGACGGCCTCCTGCACATCTCGGACATGTCGTGGACGCGCAACATCGGCCACCCCTCCGAGCTGCTCAAGAAGGGGCAGCCGATCGAGACCCAGATCCTCAACGTGGACCGCGACAACAAGCGCATCTCGCTCGGGCTCAAGCAGATCCAGCCCGATCCGTGGGACACGGTGGCCCAGCGCTACCCGATGGGCTCGCGGGTCACCGGCAAGGTGGTCCGGCTCACCGACTTCGGCGCCTTCGTGGAGCTGGAGCCGGGGGTGGACGGGCTCCTGCACATCTCGCAGATGTCGAATCGCCCGATCGCCACGCCGGCCGACATCCTCAACGTCGGCGACGAGCTGACCCTGATGGTGATCCGGGTGGATCCCAACGAGCGCCGCATCGGGCTGTCGCTGAAGGAGCTGGCCGCCATCATCGACGAGCCGGTGCAGTCGGAGGGCCGGGGCCGTCACAAGGGCCGCAAGCGTCGCGGCGGTGACGACTACGACGACGAGGAGTAG
- a CDS encoding lysophospholipid acyltransferase family protein yields the protein MLYAVLKPIAVALMRLLFRLEVVNAGLVPASGPVLLVSNHVSVLDPPLIGGAAPRPLVFMAKEELFGVPLFGRLIRALNARPVRRDGSDVRALKAALAVLAEGHAMLVFPEGTRGEEGGALREGKPGVGMLAVLSGAPVVPVFVSGSGAALPRGRALPRPTRVRVSFGPPLIFKDVGKNVGKHEGPGAGKRAGDDGRKEAYREAAQEMMRAIAQLRDQQVPVQS from the coding sequence ATGCTGTACGCGGTCCTGAAGCCGATCGCGGTGGCGCTGATGCGCCTCCTCTTCCGGCTCGAGGTGGTGAACGCGGGCCTGGTTCCGGCCAGCGGTCCGGTGCTCCTCGTCTCCAACCACGTGAGCGTGCTCGATCCGCCCCTGATCGGCGGCGCGGCGCCGCGTCCGCTCGTGTTCATGGCCAAGGAGGAATTGTTCGGCGTCCCGCTCTTCGGCCGGTTGATCCGGGCCCTGAACGCCCGGCCGGTACGGCGGGATGGCTCGGACGTGCGGGCGCTGAAGGCGGCGCTGGCGGTGCTGGCCGAGGGCCACGCGATGCTCGTGTTTCCCGAGGGCACGCGGGGCGAGGAGGGCGGGGCGCTGCGCGAGGGCAAGCCGGGGGTGGGCATGCTCGCGGTGCTGAGCGGCGCGCCGGTGGTGCCGGTGTTCGTCTCCGGGAGCGGCGCGGCGCTGCCCCGCGGGCGGGCGCTGCCCCGGCCCACGAGGGTGCGGGTGTCCTTCGGCCCGCCGCTGATCTTCAAGGATGTGGGCAAGAACGTGGGCAAGCACGAGGGCCCCGGGGCGGGAAAGAGAGCGGGTGACGACGGCCGCAAGGAGGCGTATCGTGAAGCGGCCCAGGAGATGATGCGAGCGATCGCGCAGCTCCGGGACCAGCAGGTGCCGGTGCAGTCCTGA
- the cmk gene encoding (d)CMP kinase, translating to MRIPGGGRDIVITIDGPAGAGKSVVAAALAQRLGFTLVDTGALYRGLAWAMREAGVPIEDGPALRRLLEATTVTLDGPRVLVNGRDVTLEIRTPAISQLTSRLTTLAPVRDKMTPAQRDLATAGGAVLEGRDTGSVVWPEAEVKFYLDADLDTRARRRWNELNARGLSGESLEAVRDEVARRDRQDRERTLAPLVKPEGAVVVDTTGLGITEVVDTLLRVVEQARCCTRS from the coding sequence GTGAGAATCCCGGGCGGCGGACGCGACATCGTCATCACCATCGACGGCCCCGCCGGGGCCGGCAAGTCCGTGGTGGCCGCCGCGCTCGCGCAGCGCCTCGGCTTCACCCTGGTGGATACCGGCGCGCTCTATCGCGGCCTCGCCTGGGCGATGCGGGAAGCGGGGGTGCCGATCGAGGACGGCCCCGCGCTCCGGCGCTTGCTGGAAGCCACCACGGTCACTCTCGACGGCCCGCGGGTCCTGGTGAACGGGCGGGACGTCACTCTCGAGATCCGCACCCCGGCGATCAGCCAGCTCACGTCGCGGTTGACGACGCTGGCCCCGGTGAGAGATAAGATGACGCCCGCGCAGCGGGACCTCGCCACGGCGGGCGGCGCCGTGCTGGAGGGACGGGACACGGGCAGCGTGGTGTGGCCGGAGGCGGAGGTGAAGTTCTACCTCGACGCCGATCTCGACACGCGCGCCCGACGGCGGTGGAACGAGCTGAACGCCCGCGGGCTGAGCGGCGAGAGTCTCGAGGCGGTGCGGGACGAGGTGGCGAGGCGCGATCGGCAGGATCGAGAGCGGACGCTGGCGCCCCTCGTGAAGCCGGAGGGCGCGGTGGTGGTGGACACCACCGGCCTCGGCATCACCGAGGTGGTGGACACGCTGCTCCGGGTGGTCGAGCAGGCGAGATGCTGTACGCGGTCCTGA